The DNA segment CAAGTTGTTCTTTAGTTAAGTTGAAAGCTTCTTTGAGGTAATTGAGGCATTCTTTCTGCTTTTTTGAATATACACCTGAAACAGGTAATACATCGCCAACAACACCTGCATAACCTCGAACCTTAGGAGAAATGCCGAGCATCACCATCTCTCCATCCTCTAGTTTTTTAGAACTTGCTGTTGGTACAACTGCGTTCGACCGTTTTCCACTGCCAACGATCGCACTAAATCCAAAACCACTAGCTCCTCGACTTCGAGCCGCATATTCTCCTTCAGCCGCGATCTCAATTTCAGAAATACCAGGTGCTATTTTCTTTTTCATAGCATCATAACAAAAATCAGCAAGCTTAAATGCCTGCCTGATTTGTTCAAGTTCCCAGGATGATTTTATGTATCTAAGTTCAACAAAATCCTGCGTTATATCCACAAGCTCAACACCTTTAAATCCATCTGTTATTTGCTTGAAACAGTCAGCAGGCATCCTTCCTGCTCCTACCAGTCCTACTCTTCTGACAGTTCCCAGTTTGGAATTCAGTTCCTCAAAAAGCATAGGGAAATCAATTATTGTGGCATTGGGATATTCTTCATCAGGAACCATAAAAACAGGGAAATTTCGCGTTTCGGTTATAGAACTATCAAGCTTCGCAAAGGGTTCACTTTCAGGACCACCAAGTAACATAGGCTCTCCTGTTCTTGGAATAAGCACTGCTCCACTTTCAAATTGTGGACACCATCCAGTCAAATACCAGCCATTGCCAATATTGAATTCATCATAATAAACCAGTGCCATATCCAGTTCTTTTTCCTTCAATAGCTCTCTTACTTTACTAATTCTCTTGTCAGATTCAGCCCTCTCAAGATACGCCATTTTGCCTCTCCTTTTGATTATTAACAGTACTTTCTCTCACTTCCAGTACAGGCACCAGCTTAATCCGACATGGTGACGATGTTTTTTCCCTATTAT comes from the bacterium genome and includes:
- a CDS encoding Xaa-Pro peptidase family protein; the encoded protein is MAYLERAESDKRISKVRELLKEKELDMALVYYDEFNIGNGWYLTGWCPQFESGAVLIPRTGEPMLLGGPESEPFAKLDSSITETRNFPVFMVPDEEYPNATIIDFPMLFEELNSKLGTVRRVGLVGAGRMPADCFKQITDGFKGVELVDITQDFVELRYIKSSWELEQIRQAFKLADFCYDAMKKKIAPGISEIEIAAEGEYAARSRGASGFGFSAIVGSGKRSNAVVPTASSKKLEDGEMVMLGISPKVRGYAGVVGDVLPVSGVYSKKQKECLNYLKEAFNLTKEQLVPGKVGKEIDAPARAYFGKHGLSKYLVCPFAHTIGLHEAESPFFGPNSDDVLKPGMAVCIDVSFFGHPEFNGARIETGYEITEKGAVPLSSKMNKLFAQ